From a single Fusobacterium sp. IOR10 genomic region:
- the pepV gene encoding dipeptidase PepV, whose product MNIQNEVLKYKNNVISSLQESIQIKSVEEEAKPGMPFGEGPAKALEHFLGVAKNLGFKTENFDNYVGHIDFGQGEETLGIVGHVDVVPEGTGWDYPPFSGKIVDNKMYGRGTLDDKGPLMVCLYAMKALKDMNIPLKKKVRMIVGANEETNWGCMKHYFGKLNMPQPTLAFTPDSEFPVTFAEKGIFRGLIKIKTDCKDLDILGGKVLNAVPEKAVLTLPISTKEIINKNIPVFNEGKEYKLSAEVIDNKVVVTSMGKAAHAAHPHLGYNSLTALMLFIHSLDLDITGLNTMAKFFAENIKMEFNGKSAGLFYEDEPSGEISMCYGKAFIENGYMNISLDTRYPVTANGEEIKNKVLTLLEKYGMDFSVLKEEKPLYVRKDDPLVQTLTEVYSRVTGDTDCAPLASGGGTYAKAVKNCVAFGALLKGTPDTMHQKNECIDLDTIDTLLQIYVEAIYKLAK is encoded by the coding sequence ATGAATATTCAAAATGAAGTTTTAAAATATAAAAATAATGTTATTTCTTCTTTACAAGAATCTATTCAAATTAAAAGTGTAGAAGAGGAAGCTAAACCAGGAATGCCATTTGGTGAAGGTCCTGCTAAAGCTTTAGAACACTTCTTAGGAGTTGCTAAAAATTTAGGCTTCAAAACTGAAAATTTTGATAATTATGTTGGACATATAGATTTTGGTCAAGGAGAAGAAACTTTAGGTATTGTTGGACATGTTGATGTTGTTCCTGAAGGAACTGGATGGGACTACCCACCTTTTTCTGGAAAAATAGTTGATAATAAAATGTATGGAAGAGGAACTCTTGATGATAAGGGACCTCTAATGGTTTGTCTTTATGCTATGAAAGCTTTAAAAGATATGAATATTCCTTTAAAGAAAAAAGTTAGAATGATTGTTGGAGCTAATGAAGAAACTAATTGGGGATGTATGAAACATTACTTTGGAAAATTAAATATGCCACAACCAACTTTAGCTTTTACCCCTGACAGTGAGTTTCCTGTAACCTTTGCTGAAAAGGGAATTTTCAGAGGATTAATTAAAATAAAAACTGATTGTAAAGATTTGGATATTTTAGGAGGAAAGGTTTTAAATGCTGTTCCTGAAAAAGCTGTTCTTACTTTACCTATATCAACTAAAGAAATTATTAATAAAAATATTCCTGTATTTAATGAAGGGAAAGAATATAAGTTGTCAGCTGAAGTTATTGATAACAAAGTTGTTGTTACTTCAATGGGAAAAGCTGCACATGCTGCACATCCACATTTAGGATATAATTCTTTAACTGCACTTATGTTATTTATACATTCTCTAGATTTGGATATTACAGGTTTAAATACAATGGCTAAATTCTTTGCTGAAAATATTAAAATGGAATTTAATGGTAAATCAGCTGGACTTTTCTATGAAGATGAGCCTTCTGGTGAAATATCTATGTGTTATGGAAAAGCATTTATTGAAAATGGATATATGAATATTTCCCTTGATACAAGATATCCTGTCACTGCTAATGGGGAAGAAATTAAAAATAAAGTTCTTACTCTTTTGGAAAAATATGGAATGGATTTTTCTGTATTAAAGGAAGAAAAACCTCTATATGTTAGAAAAGATGACCCTTTAGTTCAAACACTTACTGAAGTCTACAGTAGAGTTACTGGGGATACAGATTGTGCCCCTCTAGCAAGTGGTGGAGGAACTTATGCAAAGGCTGTAAAGAACTGTGTTGCCTTTGGTGCTTTGCTAAAAGGTACCCCTGATACAATGCATCAAAAAAATGAATGTATAGATTTAGATACAATTGATACTCTATTACAAATATATGTTGAAGCTATTTATAAACTAGCTAAATAA
- a CDS encoding PTS sugar transporter subunit IIC — MEILKGIVLLLVVLVGFSLFSLKMPKGMKAMGALAGAATASFLVEAFQRYVGGDLLGVEFLGGVGDAAGSMGGVAAAALVPLALGVNPTYAVLVGVSVAGFGILPGFLAGYVLAFIIPKVEEKVPQGLDLIFIICFIAPLARLIATVSDPLVNATLLNIGKILEQASHTSPILMGIVLGGVITVVATAPLSSMALTAMLGLTGIPMAIGALSVMGSSFLNGVFFHRMGFGGRKTTIAVAIEPLTQADVISANPIPVYVTNFFGGAIAGVIVSTYGLVNNATGTATPIAGLMVMYGFNNPLVVTKVALMCAVTGGVTGYLGSLLFKNYKIKTVDEIRGN; from the coding sequence ATGGAAATTTTAAAGGGGATTGTTTTATTATTAGTTGTTTTAGTAGGTTTTTCGCTGTTTAGTTTAAAAATGCCAAAGGGAATGAAGGCAATGGGAGCTTTAGCAGGGGCAGCTACAGCAAGTTTTCTAGTGGAAGCTTTTCAACGTTATGTTGGTGGAGATTTATTAGGAGTTGAATTTTTAGGTGGAGTTGGAGATGCAGCAGGATCAATGGGTGGAGTTGCAGCAGCAGCTTTAGTTCCTTTAGCATTGGGTGTTAATCCAACATATGCAGTTTTAGTTGGCGTTTCAGTTGCAGGATTTGGTATATTACCAGGATTTTTAGCAGGATATGTATTGGCATTTATAATACCTAAGGTAGAAGAAAAAGTACCTCAAGGATTAGATTTAATATTTATTATTTGTTTTATAGCACCTTTAGCTAGATTAATTGCAACAGTTTCTGATCCATTGGTAAATGCAACATTATTAAATATAGGAAAAATATTAGAACAAGCTTCTCATACAAGTCCAATACTTATGGGTATTGTTTTAGGGGGAGTAATAACTGTTGTAGCAACAGCTCCTCTTTCTTCAATGGCTTTAACAGCTATGTTAGGCCTTACTGGAATACCAATGGCAATAGGGGCTCTATCTGTTATGGGATCATCATTTTTAAATGGAGTATTTTTCCATAGAATGGGATTTGGAGGAAGAAAAACTACAATAGCAGTTGCAATAGAACCTCTAACTCAAGCAGATGTAATTTCAGCAAATCCAATACCTGTATATGTAACTAATTTTTTTGGTGGAGCAATTGCAGGTGTTATAGTTTCAACTTACGGATTAGTTAATAATGCAACAGGAACAGCTACTCCAATTGCAGGACTTATGGTTATGTATGGTTTTAATAATCCATTAGTAGTTACAAAAGTAGCTTTAATGTGTGCTGTTACAGGTGGAGTTACAGGTTATTTAGGTTCATTATTATTTAAAAATTATAAGATAAAAACAGTTGATGAAATAAGAGGAAATTAG
- a CDS encoding L-serine ammonia-lyase, iron-sulfur-dependent, subunit alpha translates to MDSLKELFKIGCGPSSSHTMGPERAAKKFKKETEDAASYRIELYGSLAATGKGHLTDWIIEKTLEPKKTEIIWMPEFVHEFHTNGMKFQALDLKGKVIKEWLVFSVGGGSIKDLETNSSEIEECYKLNKMDDIIKWCHENNKELWEYVEFSEGKDIWNYLGDILDTMNAAIDVGIRKDGILPGKLKYQRKSKKLYDKIDKKKNYLVITQKIFAYALAVAEENSSAGTIVTAPTCGAAGVIPGLLRALIEEYQLDREISLKALAIAGLIGNLIKENATISGAEAGCQAEIGAACSMASAMAVYILDGTSEQIEYAAEMGLEHHLGMTCDPIGGYVQIPCIERNAIVAVRSLNTANYALSTSGEHTISFDQVVITMKETGCDMCPAYKETSLGGLAKYYNKFLQV, encoded by the coding sequence GTGGATAGTTTAAAGGAATTATTTAAAATAGGATGTGGACCATCTAGTTCTCATACTATGGGACCAGAAAGAGCAGCTAAAAAATTTAAAAAAGAAACTGAAGATGCTGCATCTTATAGAATAGAACTTTACGGAAGTTTAGCAGCAACAGGAAAAGGACATTTAACAGATTGGATTATAGAAAAAACTTTAGAGCCTAAAAAAACAGAAATTATTTGGATGCCTGAGTTTGTACATGAGTTTCATACTAATGGAATGAAATTTCAAGCTTTGGATTTAAAAGGAAAAGTTATCAAGGAATGGTTAGTTTTTTCAGTTGGTGGAGGAAGTATAAAGGATTTAGAAACTAATTCTTCTGAAATAGAAGAATGCTATAAATTAAATAAGATGGATGATATTATTAAATGGTGTCATGAAAATAATAAAGAACTTTGGGAATATGTTGAATTTTCTGAAGGAAAGGATATTTGGAATTATTTGGGAGATATTTTAGATACTATGAACGCTGCTATAGATGTTGGTATTAGAAAAGATGGGATTCTTCCAGGAAAACTAAAGTATCAAAGAAAATCTAAAAAATTATATGATAAAATAGATAAGAAAAAAAATTATCTAGTTATAACACAAAAAATATTTGCATATGCTTTAGCTGTTGCAGAGGAAAATAGTAGTGCTGGAACAATAGTTACAGCTCCAACTTGTGGAGCAGCAGGTGTAATTCCAGGATTGTTGAGAGCATTAATAGAAGAATATCAATTGGATAGAGAAATTTCTTTAAAGGCTTTGGCAATTGCAGGATTAATAGGAAATTTAATAAAGGAAAACGCAACTATATCAGGAGCTGAAGCAGGTTGTCAAGCTGAAATAGGAGCTGCGTGTTCAATGGCCTCTGCAATGGCAGTATATATTTTAGATGGAACATCTGAACAAATAGAATATGCTGCTGAAATGGGATTGGAACATCATTTGGGAATGACTTGTGATCCTATTGGTGGATATGTTCAAATACCTTGTATTGAAAGAAATGCAATAGTAGCAGTAAGATCCTTAAATACAGCTAATTATGCATTATCAACTTCAGGGGAACATACAATAAGTTTCGATCAAGTTGTTATAACTATGAAGGAAACAGGATGCGATATGTGTCCTGCTTACAAGGAAACTTCTTTAGGTGGACTGGCTAAATATTATAATAAATTTTTACAAGTTTAA
- a CDS encoding Cof-type HAD-IIB family hydrolase, with protein MKIKAIALDMDGTLLTSNHHPSERTKNFLLELEKKGVIIIIATGRAYYSTIPLIKEIGLKNGFVICYNGANVFDSKDNSVVFQGNLQGEYVKKMIEISRETKTHLNLYQNDKLYCENINRKEVEFYCKKCNIHAHEKNFDTFEDYNMPKNLFIAPYEKLLELEKIILERTDNNVHTTFSSKIFLEVLNKKTNKGETLKWLLNNLNISVDETCAFGDAENDFEMLKVVKYGVAMGNSQEDFKKRLNYSTLSNDEDGIVEFLKKYF; from the coding sequence TTGAAAATAAAAGCGATCGCCTTAGATATGGACGGAACCTTACTTACTAGTAATCATCATCCATCTGAAAGAACTAAAAACTTTCTTTTAGAACTTGAAAAAAAAGGAGTCATAATTATAATTGCAACAGGACGTGCCTATTACAGTACTATCCCATTAATTAAAGAAATTGGGTTGAAAAATGGTTTTGTTATTTGTTATAACGGAGCTAATGTTTTTGATTCTAAGGATAATTCAGTTGTCTTTCAAGGAAATTTACAAGGGGAATATGTTAAAAAAATGATTGAAATTTCTAGAGAAACTAAAACTCATCTTAACTTATACCAAAATGATAAACTTTACTGTGAAAATATCAACAGAAAAGAAGTTGAATTTTACTGTAAAAAATGTAATATCCATGCTCATGAAAAGAATTTTGATACTTTTGAAGATTATAACATGCCTAAAAATTTATTCATTGCTCCTTATGAAAAACTTTTAGAACTAGAAAAAATTATACTAGAAAGAACTGACAACAATGTTCACACTACTTTTTCTAGTAAAATATTTTTAGAAGTTTTAAATAAAAAAACAAATAAGGGAGAAACTTTAAAATGGCTTTTAAATAATTTAAATATTTCAGTTGATGAAACTTGTGCCTTTGGAGATGCTGAAAATGATTTTGAAATGTTAAAAGTTGTTAAGTATGGAGTTGCAATGGGAAATTCTCAAGAGGATTTTAAAAAAAGACTTAATTATTCCACTTTAAGTAATGATGAAGATGGAATTGTTGAATTTTTAAAAAAATATTTTTAA